In the Wyeomyia smithii strain HCP4-BCI-WySm-NY-G18 chromosome 2, ASM2978416v1, whole genome shotgun sequence genome, one interval contains:
- the LOC129720007 gene encoding uncharacterized protein LOC129720007 gives MTALGDPGSSGKRLGDFVVDFNTQSETARLEYEALQEKILPLISADDRQQHDDSYVQFDELHDEVTINLQDQLAKLKATPPLTDISSSQTPVARPQLPFVIQQPSKMPIPSFDGRYKSWPKFKAMFRDLVDKSSDPPAVKLYHLDKALMGNAAGLIDGKTINEGNYAHAWEILEERYENKRHTMDSHIHGLLSFKRMSEENHLELRGLLDECTRHMEALKFLGQALTEVSELIVVHLLAAALDKDTRRRWESTVIHGDLPNYGKMMKYLKEQCFIFGRDVTTQVQDSNNRSRNHLPPYASSARKPLQ, from the exons ATGACTGCCTTGGGCGATCCCGGAAGTAGCGGAAAACGATTGGGAGATTTCGTCGTCGATTTTAACACTCAGT CCGAGACAGCTCGATTGGAGTATGAAGCATTACAAGAAAAGATACTTCCGCTCATTAGCGCTGACGATCGTCAGCAGCATGACGATAGTTATGTACAATTCGACGAGTTGCATGATGAAGTCACCATCAATTTACAAGACCAGTTAGCTAAGCTCAAGGCAACTCCACCGTTAACCGATATTTCCAGCTCACAGACCCCCGTTGCCCGTCCTCAGCTTCCATTCGTTATACAGCAACCTTCGAAAATGccaattccttcctttgatggTCGTTATAAAAGCTGGCCGAAGTTTAAGGCCATGTTTAGGGATTTGGTAGACAAGTCCTCTGATCCACCCGCTGTTAAACTCTACCATCTCGATAAGGCCTTGATGGGAAACGCAGCCGGTTTGATTGATGGGAAAACGATTAACGAAGGAAATTACGCTCACGCCTGGGAAATCCTAGAAGAAAGGTATGAGAATAAACGACACACTATGGATTCGCACATTCACGGACTATTAAGCTTCAAACGAATGTCGGAAGAAAACCATTTGGAATTAAGAGGACTTTTAGATGAATGTACCAGACATATGGAAGCCTTGAAATTTCTGGGACAGGCACTGACTGAAGTGTCAGAACTCATAGTTGTCCAtctgcttgctgctgctttAGATAAAGATACTCGCAGACGCTGGGAATCAACTGTTATCCACGGGGATCTGCCTAACTATGGAAAGATGATGAAATATTTGAAAGAGCAATGTTTCATTTTTGGGAGAGATGTGACAACTCAAGTTCAAGACAGCAACAATCGCAGTCGAAATCACCTGCCACCATATGCAAGTTCAGCCAGAAAACCGTTGCAGTGA
- the LOC129720008 gene encoding uncharacterized protein LOC129720008, with amino-acid sequence MTTATTSCCDEIPATQQVLLLTAMVDIMDRNNKAHPCRVLLDSSSQANLISKEIIDSLNLRRFPSNVTVAGVNSTKSHSSYGSIVQIRSRYSSFIANLKCLITERVTADVPTSPINVGLWEIPPGIQLADPSFHQTRKVDMLIGNQLFPKLLLPGQIQLNDHAAILKETRLGWVVGGGYQTDPNVHSYPLTLEQSIQRFWEVEELPGDHQVKN; translated from the coding sequence ATGACTACAGCTACAACTAGTTGTTGCGATGAGATTCCAGCAACACAGCAAGTTCTGCTTCTTACCGCTATGGTTGACATCATGGATAGAAACAACAAGGCCCACCCCTGCCGAGTTTTATTGGACAGCAGCTCCCAAGCTAACTTAATTTCAAAGGAAATAATAGATTCACTAAACTTGAGGCGATTTCCGTCAAACGTGACAGTGGCAGGAGTTAATAGTACGAAGAGCCACTCATCTTACGGCAGCATTGTTCAGATTCGCTCGAGATATTCCAGCTTCATAGCAAACCTTAAATGCTTGATTACTGAAAGGGTCACGGCCGATGTACCAACATCTCCTATCAACGTGGGGTTGTGGGAGATTCCGCCTGGAATTCAACTCGCTGATCCAAGTTTCCACCAGACCAGAAAGGTAGATATGTTAATCGGAAATCAATTGTTCCCGAAACTGTTGCTGCCTGGGCAAATCCAATTAAACGATCATGCTGCAATTTTGAAGGAAACTCGTCTAGGTTGGGTGGTGGGCGGCGGCTATCAAACTGATCCCAACGTGCATTCGTACCCACTCACACTTGAGCAGAGTATTCAACGATTTTGGGAGGTTGAAGAATTGCCAGGTGATCATCAAGTAAAGAATTAA
- the LOC129720009 gene encoding uncharacterized protein LOC129720009, which yields MLERKFVQQPELKKQYIDFMTEYETLEHCKEVREVNDSSNLRKWYLPYHAVLRPSNITTKCRVVFDASAKTDGWSLNDVLNIGSLNQNSLLSIVLCFRIHRYVLCADIAKMYRQVLVDEHHTPMQRVFWKSDSSHPIRVLELTTVTYGTASAPFLATRALLQIAIDERQEFPMASKIVEDYFYVDNALFGFNEIAEALEAQKQLNQLLKSGGFHLHKWSSNDHRLLQTVPEADREELVCIEGSDFNEVIKTLGLLWDPSADELLFVS from the coding sequence ATGTTAGAGCGAAAGTTTGTTCAGCAGCCAGAACTCAAGAAACAGTACATAGACTTCATGACAGAATATGAAACCCTCGAACACTGCAAAGAAGTCAGGGAAGTTAACGACTCAAGCAATTTACGGAAGTGGTACTTACCCTACCATGCCGTCCTTCGTCCATCAAACATTACGACTAAGTGCCGAGTGGTGTTCGACGCATCAGCAAAGACTGATGGATGGTCCCTGAACGACGTACTGAATATAGGCTCATTGAACCAGAACAGCTTACTGTCGATTGTTTTGTGTTTCCGCATCCATCGCTATGTTCTATGTGCAGACATAGCGAAAATGTATCGACAAGTGTTAGTAGATGAACATCATACGCCGATGCAAAGAGTGTTTTGGAAAAGTGATTCGTCCCATCCAATCCGAGTATTAGAGCTTACAACTGTTACTTATGGTACAGCTTCGGCACCCTTTTTGGCGACTAGGGCGCTGTTGCAAATAGCTATCGATGAAAGGCAGGAATTTCCTATGGCATCGAAAATAGTAGAGGACTATTTTTATGTTGACAATGCTTTGTTTGGATTTAATGAAATTGCTGAAGCCTTAGAAGCTCAGAAGCAGTTAAATCAATTACTAAAGTCCGGTGGATTCCATCTGCACAAGTGGTCTTCAAATGACCATAGACTGCTCCAAACGGTACCGGAGGCTGATCGTGAAGAGTTAGTCTGCATAGAAGGATCTGATTTCAATGAAGTCATAAAAACACTGGGCTTATTGTGGGACCCGTCAGCCGACGAGCTGCTTTTCGTGTCGTAG